Proteins encoded within one genomic window of Triticum aestivum cultivar Chinese Spring chromosome 2D, IWGSC CS RefSeq v2.1, whole genome shotgun sequence:
- the LOC123050567 gene encoding lecithin-cholesterol acyltransferase-like 1, with the protein MRLVYDSALKDYRNLSGVETHVPDFGSAHGFTSKNLDSSHKGFCMTRVLEELELLGYRDGDTLFGAPYDPQHAPPLPGQPCPVFSDYFARFKVLVEHASEKNQDKLVILIAHSFGGMATLKFINWTPITWRKKLIKHLVLILPALPGGFMEALTNLASGPKPLVVPTIPRLSLRPMWRTFASALLFLPSSPVFGHRPLVITKNKNYSAYDYKDFLTAIGLNTEVMQRVLSTKLRVDAPMVLITYLNGVGVQTPEQAVYWDGNFDVASKNVYGDGDGVMNLVSVLALVNDLHRQQHANIHCKFIKIVNATHSDIVVQEHSLKKIICQCGILSTYCKDFLKEDFSAVIDKVGPSPVWEG; encoded by the exons ATGCGCCTCGTCTATGACTCCGCCCTCAAAGACTACCGGAACCTATCTGGTGTCGAGACGCATGTGCCAGACTTCGGCTCCGCCCATGGATTCACCTCAAAGAACCTCGATTC GAGCCATAAGGGATTTTGCATGACAAGGGTCCTCGAAGAGCTTGAGTTGCTTGGGTATCGTGATGGAGATACCCTTTTCGGAGCTCCCTATGACCCACAGCATGCTCCGCCACTGCCAGGCCAGCCATGTCCAGTGTTCTCGGACTACTTTGCCCGTTTCAAGGTTCTGGTGGAGCACGCAAGCGAGAAGAACCAGGACAAACTGGTCATCCTCATCGCACACAGCTTTGGTGGCATGGCCACCCTCAAGTTCATTAACTGGACTCCCATAACATGGAGGAAGAAACTCATCAAGCACCTGGTCCTCATATTGCCCGCACTTCCAGGAGGCTTTATGGAGGCGCTCACGAACCTCGCCTCAGGACCGAAACCCCTTGTTGTCCCGACAATTCCGCGCTTGAGTTTGCGGCCAATGTGGAGAACCTTCGCGAGTGCCCTTTTATTCCTCCCATCTTCCCCGGTTTTTGGTCACAGGCCGCTCGTGATCACCAAAAACAAGAACTACTCGGCGTATGACTACAAGGACTTCCTTACGGCAATCGGTTTGAACACCGAGGTCATGCAACGAGTGCTTTCGACGAAGCTGAGAGTTGATGCACCGATGGTGCTAATAACATACCTCAACGGCGTCGGCGTGCAAACGCCGGAGCAGGCAGTATACTGGGATGGTAACTTCGATGTGGCTTCCAAGAATGTATATGGCGATGGAGACGGGGTTATGAATTTGGTTAGTGTTCTTGCTCTCGTGAATGATTTGCATAGACAACAACATGCTAACATACACTGTAAGTTCATCAAGATTGTTAATGCTACACACTCTGACATTGTTGTTCAGGAGCATTCGCTCAAGAAGATCAT ATGTCAATGTGGAATATTATCAACATATTGTAAAGATTTCCTAAAG GAAGACTTTTCGGCTGTTATCGACAAGGTTGGGCCATCTCCGGTATGGGAGGGATGA
- the LOC123055134 gene encoding lecithin-cholesterol acyltransferase-like 1: MAIVSPSADLVALLTFLICLIHRCGAGGYDAELYHPVILVPGFTCPNLEARLTNAYAPSLPRCGELKGKGWFPLWKNTTDLVRQDYVPCFEEQMRLVYDPVLNDYRNFPGVETCVPDFGSAHGFTSKNDSSRIPTCLVRVREELELLGYRDGDTLFGAPYDPRHAPPLPGQPSQVYSDYFARVKDLVERASEKNQNKPVILVAHSFGGKVILGFVNWTPMAWRKKFIKHLVLVSPTPPEGFLGVLTSLTSGPSFLVPSVPPLLLRQMWRTFASTLLSLPSPMAFGHRPTVITNHKNYSAYDYKDLLPALGLNTEVVKRVLSMQLRIDPPMVPTTYLNGVGVKTPEQVVYREGNFDVAPEKVYGDGDGTMNFFSVLAFVKELSRQQQANIPFKFVAIANATHSDIVVQEHSLKKVMDVILEANH, encoded by the exons ATGGCGATTGTCTCGCCGTCTGCTGATCTTGTAGCGCTACTCACCTTCCTCATCTGCCTCATCCATCGTTGCGGCGCAGGAGGCTATGACGCCGAGCTCTACCACCCGGTAATCTTGGTCCCTGGTTTCACTTGCCCCAACCTGGAGGCGCGGCTGACCAACGCCTACGCGCCGTCGCTGCCCCGCTGCGGCGAGCTCAAGGGGAAGGGGTGGTTCCCGCTGTGGAAAAACACCACAGACCTGGTCCGGCAGGACTACGTGCCGTGCTTCGAGGAGCAGATGCGCCTCGTCTATGATCCCGTCCTCAACGACTACAGGAACTTTCCCGGCGTTGAGACGTGCGTGCCGGACTTCGGCTCCGCCCACGGGTTCACCTCCAAGAACGATTC GAGCCGTATCCCAACTTGTCTGGTAAGGGTCCGCGAAGAGCTTGAGTTGCTTGGGTATCGTGATGGTGATACCCTTTTCGGAGCTCCCTACGACCCACGGCACGCTCCGCCGCTGCCGGGCCAGCCATCTCAGGTGTACTCCGACTACTTTGCTCGTGTCAAGGACCTGGTGGAGCGTGCGAGCGAGAAGAATCAAAACAAGCCGGTCATCCTCGTTGCGCACAGCTTTGGTGGCAAGGTCATCCTCGGGTTTGTCAACTGGACTCCCATGGCATGGAGGAAGAAATTCATCAAGCACCTGGTCCTCGTATCGCCCACACCTCCGGAAGGTTTCCTGGGGGTACTCACGAGCCTCACCTCGGGACCGTCCTTCCTCGTCCCATCGGTTCCACCGCTGCTTCTGCGTCAAATGTGGAGAACCTTTGCGAGCACCCTTTTATCCCTCCCATCTCCCATGGCATTTGGTCACAGGCCAACCGTTATCACCAACCACAAGAACTACTCGGCATATGACTACAAGGACCTCCTCCCGGCACTCGGTTTGAACACCGAGGTCGTGAAACGAGTGCTTTCGATGCAGCTGAGAATTGACCCACCGATGGTGCCGACTACATACCTCAACGGCGTCGGCGTCAAAACGCCGGAGCAGGTGGTGTACCGGGAGGGTAACTTCGACGTGGCTCCCGAGAAGGTATACGGCGATGGAGACGGGACCATGAATTTCTTTAGCGTGCTTGCGTTTGTGAAGGAGCTGAGTAGGCAACAACAAGCTAACATACCCTTCAAGTTCGTGGCGATTGCTAATGCTACACACTCCGATATTGTTGTTCAGGAGCATTCGCTCAAGAAGGTCATGGATGTAATTCTAGAAGCAAATCACTGA
- the LOC123055135 gene encoding CRS2-like protein, chloroplastic → MMRGKLWVRLAPFLSKRYVSSSSSPSCSAIQPWLFVGLGNPGEKYQSTRHNVGFDMIDAFADSQNISLTKNHFKALFGEGMVDGVPVLLAKPQTYINLSGESAGALAAYYKLPLHRVVVAYDDTDLPCGVLRLQPKGGYGRHNGLKSVIYHFRKNREFGRLRIGIGRPPGQMDPKAFVLQKFNKTGRERIDSAIKEGADILKMVVSKGLTEAARVANVDQKYKHLVSHDQQLL, encoded by the exons ATGATGCGGGGAAAGCTTTGGGTCAGACTTGCTCCCTTTCTTTCTAAGCGTTATGTCTCTTCCTCATCATCACCATCATGCTCGGCAATCCAACCATGGCTCTTTGTTGGCCTAGGTAACCCTGGTGAGAAGTACCAATCCACCAGACACAAC GTTGGGTTTGATATGATAGATGCATTTGCAGACTCTCAGAACATATCCCTAACCAAAAATCACTTCAAAGCACTATTTGGTGAAG GGATGGTTGATGGCGTCCCTGTTTTGCTTGCCAAGCCTCAAACATATATAAATCTCAGCGGTGAATCT GCTGGTGCACTTGCTGCCTATTATAAGCTTCCACTCCACCGTGTCGTAGTG GCATATGATGACACAGACCTGCCATGTGGAGTTCTTCGTTTACAACCTAAAGGGGGATATGGACGTCACAATGG GTTGAAGAGTGTGATATACCATTTTCGCAAGAACCGAGAATTTGGCCGATTAAGGATTG GGATTGGACGCCCGCCTGGTCAGATGGATCCCAAAGCTTTTGTGCTTCAGAAGTTCAACAAGACTGGTCGTGAACGG ATTGATTCAGCCATAAAAGAGGGTGCTGACATCCTGAAGATGGTGGTCAGCAAGGGTTTGACAGAGGCAGCAAGAGTGGCGAACGTGGATCAGAAGTACAAGCATCTGGTATCACATGACCAGCAGCTGTTGTAA